In Deltaproteobacteria bacterium, a genomic segment contains:
- a CDS encoding flagellar hook protein FlgE: MAIFGALGTARSGLVATGAALSVIGNNIANVNTIGFKGSRTDFADLLSAQGGGGSAGKIGLGTRIGRISASFTQGNIESTGRPTDLAIEGNGFFVVGTRDGNLFTRAGNFRLDSDGNLVTSQGLPVQGFALNALEAPVGAPTNITVTGSSSQPVPTTAIEMKANLRADVELIPSGFDGTTFDTAYATSNFTTSINVFDSLGAKHTLNLFFTRTGANTWDYNVGVDAGDTGGTAGELSALGNGQLVFNPDGSLNSAPSPATVSVTFTGASAQTIDLDFGTPNTDPVANPGQGIDGITQFAGPSAVGFQSQNGYGAGQLLSLEFSEAGIVTGVFDNGQTRPLFQLALANFTAPDALTPLGNGLYRESVDSGSPAIGTPGSGGLGAIVAGAVELSNVAIAQEFIDLISTQRSFQANARVITSSDTLLNDLINIVR; this comes from the coding sequence ATGGCCATTTTCGGAGCACTCGGTACGGCACGCAGCGGTCTCGTCGCGACGGGCGCCGCGCTCAGCGTGATCGGCAACAACATCGCGAACGTCAACACCATCGGTTTCAAGGGCAGTCGCACCGACTTCGCCGATCTGCTGTCGGCGCAGGGCGGCGGCGGCAGCGCGGGCAAGATCGGCCTCGGCACCCGCATCGGGCGCATCAGCGCCTCGTTCACGCAGGGCAACATCGAGAGCACCGGCCGGCCGACCGACCTCGCCATCGAGGGCAACGGCTTCTTCGTGGTCGGCACCCGCGACGGCAACCTCTTCACGCGCGCCGGCAACTTCCGGCTCGACTCGGACGGCAACCTCGTCACCAGCCAGGGACTGCCGGTGCAGGGGTTTGCGCTGAACGCCCTCGAGGCGCCCGTCGGGGCGCCGACCAACATCACCGTGACCGGCTCCAGCAGCCAGCCGGTGCCCACCACCGCGATCGAGATGAAGGCGAATCTGCGCGCCGACGTCGAGCTGATTCCGAGCGGCTTCGACGGCACGACCTTCGACACCGCCTACGCGACCTCGAACTTCACGACGTCGATCAACGTGTTCGACTCGCTCGGCGCGAAGCACACGCTGAACCTGTTCTTCACCCGGACGGGCGCGAACACCTGGGACTACAACGTCGGGGTCGACGCCGGGGACACGGGCGGTACTGCGGGCGAGCTGAGCGCGCTCGGCAACGGCCAGCTCGTGTTCAACCCGGACGGCTCGCTGAACTCTGCGCCGTCGCCGGCGACCGTCAGCGTGACGTTCACGGGCGCATCGGCGCAGACGATCGACCTCGATTTCGGGACGCCGAACACCGACCCGGTCGCCAATCCCGGCCAGGGCATCGACGGCATCACCCAGTTCGCCGGGCCTTCCGCCGTCGGCTTCCAGTCGCAGAACGGCTACGGCGCGGGTCAGCTGCTCTCGCTCGAGTTCAGCGAGGCGGGCATCGTGACCGGCGTCTTCGACAACGGCCAGACCCGTCCGCTCTTCCAGCTGGCGCTCGCCAACTTCACCGCGCCCGACGCGCTCACGCCGCTCGGCAACGGGCTCTATCGCGAGTCCGTCGACTCGGGCTCGCCCGCGATCGGCACCCCGGGATCCGGCGGACTCGGCGCGATCGTGGCGGGCGCCGTCGAGCTCTCGAACGTCGCCATCGCGCAGGAGTTCATCGACCTCATCTCGACCCAGCGGAGCTTCCAGGCGAACGCCCGCGTCATCACGTCGAGCGACACCCTCCTGAACGACCTCATCAACATCGTCCGGTAA
- a CDS encoding flagellar hook-length control protein FliK yields MLAPPLLKRSLDMELTRVRGGGPEQTTGAAATGGDADLLALLLGGNATAASAFPATLEAALAGDDLGEEPLAAGDADGGGTDAGGGATGTIDLALAAALSLGATPAGTVATASAMADGGAANGAAVSATGAVSDAAAVLASGGQASGGAIAATLATAGSATVTVAAAGSMSADSAPQVEAVAATAVEAAEADADKDAAPLGDGSATTAIDTAPASAAIADRAHAGVPRLSRAGDAPPAGKPTAGAPAEHGAGAGIAHAQASSFASGAPEHQGLDLGSSDRHGATVVHEKATPQAASSAGAPAVPEVATTLSVQPADGGSASTVTTTAVGSTPATSHDTGVARAEHAAHHPGGIEPRWGERVADAVRLSAVRGGGEIRLQLEPEGLGHIDVRLHVQGDGVRAVIVAEHESTRALLTSQQQVLHEALQRSDLRLSDFSVDVGSGGGAASFARSEDQGRGGGAPGGPPSATVTTTAPADADATAASLANGRVSVRV; encoded by the coding sequence AGGGAACGCGACGGCCGCGTCCGCGTTTCCGGCGACGCTCGAAGCGGCGCTCGCCGGCGACGACCTCGGGGAGGAGCCGCTCGCCGCCGGCGACGCGGACGGCGGGGGGACCGACGCGGGCGGCGGCGCGACGGGGACGATCGACCTCGCGCTGGCGGCGGCGCTCTCCCTCGGCGCGACGCCGGCGGGGACCGTGGCCACGGCGAGCGCGATGGCGGACGGAGGCGCGGCGAACGGCGCGGCGGTGAGCGCGACCGGTGCGGTGAGCGACGCCGCGGCAGTGCTCGCGTCCGGCGGGCAGGCGAGCGGCGGCGCGATCGCCGCGACGCTCGCGACGGCCGGGTCTGCGACCGTAACCGTCGCGGCGGCAGGCTCGATGTCCGCGGACTCCGCGCCGCAGGTGGAGGCCGTCGCGGCCACGGCCGTCGAGGCGGCAGAGGCGGACGCGGACAAGGACGCTGCGCCGCTCGGCGACGGTTCGGCGACGACGGCGATCGACACGGCGCCGGCCTCGGCGGCGATCGCCGATCGGGCGCACGCGGGCGTGCCGCGGCTTTCGCGCGCCGGGGATGCGCCGCCCGCCGGAAAGCCGACCGCCGGCGCGCCGGCCGAGCACGGCGCCGGGGCGGGGATCGCGCACGCGCAGGCGTCGTCCTTCGCGAGCGGCGCGCCCGAGCACCAGGGACTCGATCTCGGCTCGTCGGATCGCCACGGCGCGACGGTCGTGCACGAGAAAGCGACGCCGCAAGCGGCATCGTCGGCGGGGGCGCCGGCCGTCCCCGAGGTCGCGACGACGCTCTCCGTCCAGCCGGCCGACGGCGGATCCGCGTCGACGGTGACGACCACCGCGGTCGGCTCGACGCCGGCGACCAGTCACGACACCGGCGTCGCGCGCGCGGAGCACGCCGCGCACCATCCCGGTGGGATCGAGCCGCGCTGGGGCGAGCGTGTCGCCGACGCGGTCCGGCTGTCGGCCGTTCGCGGCGGCGGCGAGATCCGCCTCCAACTCGAGCCCGAAGGCCTCGGTCACATCGACGTCCGCCTGCACGTGCAGGGCGACGGCGTGCGAGCGGTGATCGTGGCCGAGCACGAGTCGACGCGCGCGCTCCTCACGAGCCAGCAGCAGGTCCTGCACGAGGCGCTGCAGCGGAGCGATCTCCGCCTCTCCGACTTTTCGGTCGATGTCGGGTCGGGCGGCGGGGCGGCGAGCTTCGCCCGCTCGGAGGACCAGGGTCGGGGCGGCGGCGCGCCGGGCGGGCCGCCGTCGGCGACCGTCACCACCACCGCGCCGGCGGACGCCGACGCCACGGCCGCGTCGCTCGCGAACGGGCGCGTGAGCGTGAGGGTCTGA